GCACGGGCCGGGATCCTCGGCATCTGCTCGGAGCGGAGCCCTTGCCAAATTCCGGCGCTCTGGTATGAAGTTTGGCTGTGCCTGGGGTGACCGGGAATGTCGGGGAAGGAGGTGGTAAAAAAAGggagtgagaaagaaaaaaaaataaaaaataaaagaaggaaagcGTAGCAGCGCGGAACTGCGTGCCTCCGGGCGCGCCTGCGGGCGCGCatcctggcacagcaggagccGGAGGGGTCCGCGCCCTCCGCgggtgcagggagggggggTTACACTTGTTGCCTCCCCCCTGGGCGAGCGGCCAAAGCCGTGCGGAGGGCTGCTGCGCTGCGCTGCGCGGATTTTCCAGTGGGGCTCCGCGCCGGGCGGGACGGCCGCGCTGGGCGCTGCGGAGGGGCGGGCTGTACCGGGCCGGGCCCCGACGGGGCAGCggggggccggcggggcggccctTGGGCGCGCAGGGCGTGGGCGTGCCGGGGGCACCGCCGAGGCCGGCCATGCAGATGGAGGGGGCGGGACGCGGGCGCCGTGACTCGGAGCCCCGGAAGAGCGGAGAAACCCCGTATAAAAACTACTGGGGACCTTTCCCCGGCAGAACTACGAAAGCTCCGGAGACGGCGGCAGCCAGCGGGGTGGCCTCTCCGGCGGCGCAGAGAGCGGCTACTCGGCAGGTCGGGCGCcatcccctgctctgcagcactgcctggtTCCGGGagctttttctccccccccccgccctccccccccccccctttttttttttttaaatttactcaAAAGGTGCGTCCCCCTCTTTCCTGCTGGAAGGGGCGGTGGGCGCCCTGCGACGGTGCGGGGCGGCTGCAGGGGAGCGGAGCTCCGGCGCCGGCTGCGCACCGCTGCTGACCGCTcgcttttcctcctcttttgccAGGCGCGGAGGAAGAGCGGCCCCGGGGGGGCAGTGAGCAGCCGGAGCCGGAGCGGTTTCATCCAGCCCGAGGAGGCGGCGGCCGCGCACCATGGCAGACGATGAGAAGGCCGGCGGGAGCCCCGGCGGGAGTTACGCGGGCGGCTGCGAGAGCGCGCACTGCAACgtgctgagctgggagcaaGTGCAGCGTCTGGACCGTATCCTCAGCGAGACCATTCCCATTCACGGCCGCGGCAACTTCCCCACCCTGGCCATGCAGCCCCGCCAGATCGTCAAGGTGGTGCGGAGCcggctggaggagaagggcatCGGCCTGCGGGACGTGCGGCTCAACGGCTCGGCCGCCAGCCACGTCCTGCACCAGGACAGCGGCCTGGGCTACAAGGACTTGGACCTCATCTTCTGCGCTGACCTCAAAGGGGAAGCCGAGTTTCAGACTGTGAAGGACGTAGTCTTGGACTGCCTCTTGGATTTCTTGCCCGAGGGGGTGAACAAGGAGAAGATCACGCCGCTCACCCTCAAGGTAAACCTGCCCTGTGCCCAGGCGCCCAGAGCGGGCAGGTGTGTACGCTCCTGCCCGGGGGGAGCTGGGCACCTTCCTCCCGGGGACAGAAGTGTACCCTGAGGGACGCAGCTCCCCCCACACCCCGATGCCCACAGGGACcgttagtgattttttttcaccgCACGCGTGAAACCGAGGAGGAGTTTGTAATAAAGCGACCTGGCCTGGGCTTCTCAGGATTAATTagtcttttctccctctctctcgCTTGATTTGCTGGGAGCGTTGACTTACCTGGGgcgtgtatgtgtgtgtgtgttcaagGCACTGCAAATCTCCCAGCTCGGCACTGCGGCAGCTCGGTTTGCCCTCCCGGTTCCCGGCCTGGCTACTGGGAGCTTAGATGGCTTTAGTATCTGCAAGAAGGAAGCACCGTCTGCAAGGCAGCACACTCTGTCGTGTGCTGCATGCCCCAGCGGAGAGAGAGGCGCATTCCGTCCTCTCCGAGCCATTTCACTCCACTTAATTCGGCTGAATGCCAAATGCCTTTCagattagtttttttttttagagggatttttttttttttttaatatggggCAGACTGGTACAACCTGCACTGAAAGAGGAGGATTGAGAGGAGTGAACACTTGCtaagtttgttttggttttttttttaatttattttgtaggGAGGGAAGTGGAAGGCGATTAAAAAGATTTCTTATCAGATCATAGCGGTGACCTTTTGTGTGCATGGATATTTGGCGTGTGTGCCGTGGGCTTCATGTGTAGACGTATTTAGAAGTGATTGAAAGAAGCAGTGTTACCCTATGCTTCCCTTGCACGAGACAGTCCCAGCAGAACACCGTCCCGTAGCATGCCCTTGCAATGACAGCACTTCAGGCTCTCACATTAAGCGTTTCATCTCCTGTTTGTTTCTGCAGGCTCCGTGAAATCTTTTATGAAACACAAGGacggggggggggcgggggggaggggcgCGGAATGGATGTGAACAAATGCAGCAAATGGGAAATTTCTTGCATCCATgtcttcatttgctttttgtctttccaaTTACAGGAGGCTTACGTGCAGAAAATGGTAAAAGTATGCAATGATTCAGACCGATGGAGTCTCATCTCCCTGTCCAACAACAGTGGCAAAAACGTGGAGCTGAAATTTGTGGACTCTCTGAGGCGGCAGTTTGAATTCAGTGTTGATTCTTTTCAAATCAAGCTGGACTCCCTCTTGCTTTTTTATGAGTGCTCAGAGAATCCAATGACTGAAACTTTTCACCCGACTATCATTGGTGAGAGTGTCTATGGGGATTTCCAGGAAGCCTTTGATCACCTCTGCAACAAGGTAATTGCCACCAGAAACCCAGAAGAAATAAGGGGAGGTGGTCTTCTGAAGTACTGCAACCTATTGGTAAGGGGCTTTAGGGCTGCCTCCGAATCCGAGATAAAGTCCCTGCAGAGATACATGTGTTCGAGGTTTTTCATCGACTTCTCAGACAttgcagaacagcagagaaagctgGAGTCCTACTTGCAGAACCACTTTGTGGGATTAGAGGACCGCAAGTATGACTATCTCATGACCCTTCATGGTGTGGTGAATGAAAGCACAGTGTGCCTGATGGGACATGAGAGAAGACAGACTCTGAATCTGATCACCATGCTGGCCATCCGGGTCCTAGCTGAGCAAAATATCATCCCCAATGTGGCCAATGTCACCTGCTATTACCAGCCAGCCCCGTATGTAGCAGATGCCAACTTCAGCAATTACTATATTGCCCAGGTTCAGACGGTGttcccctgccagcagcacacaTACTCTACTTGGCTGCCCTGTAATTAAGGACTGAAATTAGTAGATCCGGTGGGAAGAACGTTTCCTAAGACGTAGGAAGGGGCGACTCGTCCCTTTGAAATGGGGTGTTTTGTGCAATGATGATGATCTGCTCTAGTTTTCAAGCTTGGGAAAAGCTTGTGGTTCTTCTAATAAATAATGGGAGCATGATCAAGAAAGAACCCCAGAATAATTGGATCCTACCCCAGAGCACAAGAGGCCTGTCATTAAAAGCAACCAGCTTCCCCTGAAATAAACGAGGGAGGAATGCTTGATGACAATATGGGTTGGCAGTATCTGCTCCCATAGCTTTGGCATAGAGAAGGTGGGAaagccttattttcttttatttttattcttactcTAGAATGGGATCTGCAAAAGGGAGActatgaaagaaacaaaacaaacaaaaaaaacacaaaaagaaaaaattcacaaaaaacaattttatatatattcagGAATTAAAAGTTAGAGGCATAAAGCAGAGATAAGctgaataaaaatgtatattggAATTACTGCATTTGGGGCTTGCAGCAAGTGCCGTCTGTGGATTGACCATGTAGAATGTATAGCTTGCTTGACTAGAATGCTTTACTAGAAACAGCTTGCTCCAAATGAACAGTAGTGGATTGGTACAGttatgaaaacagaaacttgTACGATGACAAAGTCCATTATTTCCAGCTGTGTGCGTGcctcacattttaaaaatgtgagaaTGCAGGAAAACCAGCTGTGGCAAACAATATACTCAAGGACCAAAGATTTCTCAAATAAGTTATCCAAGCAGAGAAGATACAGTagagtatatatatacatatatatatatatataaaagaaaagaaaaagattgttGCTATATTTGTACACACCAACAGTAATCAAAAGTGCCTGATGCCTTCATAAAAGTTGAGGTGACAATAAGTTTTGTGGTTTAaccatgcattttattttatcaggGACACAAggattgaaaacaaaaccccataAGCTTGTGAATAAGTGGTGGAGGAAAtgccctattttttttttttcttggcaaatACCTGTATAGAGTTAATGTTATGTCGGTGTGCTGTTATCCTAGGTacgtgtgtgtatgtgtgtatatatgtttgtgtgtgtatatatgtacatgTTATAGgtgtatatctatatatatacacacacaataTATATTAATGTGGTCTAGAAAAATGTAGCAATTAAGGAATGTTTAAATAAAGTACTATGTATTTTCCAGTTTGTAACAGGTTGTCATAGGACAGTGGGCACCTTGCAGTGAATTTGTAACCCACACCTGAGAAATTTAGAGTAAATGAACCAGTCAGGAATAAGGTGGGAATCAGATAATGTCTTTGGTTGCAAGAACAAGGATTACAGTAATTCAGTGGGTTGCTTGTGAGCCATAATAATTCCACAGATGGAGAAACGTATGactagctgatttttttttaactattttgtACTGTAATGCCATTTTGACATTTAACCCACTAATGTTGTGACTGTATACCTCCGTGATCTGTAATTCAGTGGAACGTGGATCAAAGatagttttatttaaatccCCTGACAGCTAAAGAATATTGTATTAGTTGGTGATTTGAACACtaattgttaatatttaaaggagtatttttaatagaatgCGCTAAGCATTCCAGGACCACTAGAATTTAGCAAATGTGAAATGAACCCTTTTTAAGAGTGTTGCACGATTgcttaaaattatattttatatatatatattatatatatatatttttatgcaaatattAAACATCTTTGATCTGGTTGTCACACTGCATTTACAATTTCAGTACTGTACTTTATTTAAATGGAATCACTTTACATTGGAACAGTAACTATTCACTTTCATTTCCTCTCCCAAAAGACCAGCAGGGG
The Apus apus isolate bApuApu2 chromosome 3, bApuApu2.pri.cur, whole genome shotgun sequence genome window above contains:
- the TENT5A gene encoding terminal nucleotidyltransferase 5A — its product is MADDEKAGGSPGGSYAGGCESAHCNVLSWEQVQRLDRILSETIPIHGRGNFPTLAMQPRQIVKVVRSRLEEKGIGLRDVRLNGSAASHVLHQDSGLGYKDLDLIFCADLKGEAEFQTVKDVVLDCLLDFLPEGVNKEKITPLTLKEAYVQKMVKVCNDSDRWSLISLSNNSGKNVELKFVDSLRRQFEFSVDSFQIKLDSLLLFYECSENPMTETFHPTIIGESVYGDFQEAFDHLCNKVIATRNPEEIRGGGLLKYCNLLVRGFRAASESEIKSLQRYMCSRFFIDFSDIAEQQRKLESYLQNHFVGLEDRKYDYLMTLHGVVNESTVCLMGHERRQTLNLITMLAIRVLAEQNIIPNVANVTCYYQPAPYVADANFSNYYIAQVQTVFPCQQHTYSTWLPCN